TGAAGGAGACCATCATGAACAAAATGACCAGCCCCCAACTCACCGTACTCGTCAACGCCGCGCTGCGCGAAGATGGCGCGGTCCACCCCCTGCCCAGCCGTATGAAGGGCGGCGCAGCGATCAAGATCGTGAACGCCTTGGCCAAGCACGGTGTCATCACGCAGGAGGATGACGGACAATGGCGTCTCAACGCTGCTGGCTACGCGGCCATCGGCGAAACGCCGCCAGAGCGGCTCCTGCCTCAGACTCAAGCTGAAGAGCCCGCAGAGCCGCAAACGGACAGCTCTCCGCCTGCGCCGGATGCGCTCTTCGAGGAGATCGCCTCCAAACACCTGGATATCGATACGCTGGAGACGCGCCACTCCGATGGGCTCGACTTTCATGAGACCAGCGTCTGGGCCATCAAGAGCGCGCTGGAGGCTGCCTATCAAGCGGGAATGTCCGCCGCCAAACAGCGCAGCGGAAAGCACGGACTGCGCTCTGACTCCAAGCAAGCCAAGACGATTGAATTGATGAAACGCCCCGAGGGTGCCACCATTGAGCAGATCACCGAAGCGACGGGATGGTCGGCCAACACAATTAGGGGCTTCATCTCCGGAGCCCTGCGCAAGCGCCTGGGACTCAACGTCACCAGCGAGAGGACCTTCTACGTTGGTCCCAACGCCAAGGGCGGCTACGCCACCTACCGCATCATCGAGGAGTAATCACATCCGACAGGGAGTGCGCCAACCCGGCCCAGGAGACCGGGTTGTGCTGCTATAGAACGATCAGCAGTTTACAGCATCCTTCAGCCCTTTACCCACTTTGAACTTCACCACTTTGGCCGCAGCGATCTTGATCTCTTCACCGGTCTTGGGATTCCGACCCGTTCGAGCGGCGCGCTCGCTGATGGAGAACGAACCAAATCCCGGAACGGCCACCGAGTCGCCACCCTTCAGCGCAGCGGTCATCGCTTCAAAGGTCGCCTTCAACGCCTTGTCAGCTTCGACCTGGGTCAAGCCAGTGGAGTCGGCAACGGCTTTTTTCAGTTCGGTCAGATTCATCGTTCTCTTCCTGAGGCTAAGGGTGGTCAACAATGACATAGGCAACGGAGGCACTCTACGTCTCATCAGCACCTTGAGGGAACCCTCGTTGCATTAGTCGTCCATCACAACCCCACGCTCGGCCGCCACTTCCTCAAAACTCTTCCCGCCGGAGCCATCCAGATAGGCGATCTTGCCGGTCGCCTGAATGAAGCGTTTCACCGCCACGTCCACATAGACCGGCGAGATCTCCATGGCGAATACGCGCCGTCCCGTCATCTCCCCAGCCATGATCTGCGAGCCGCTGCCGCTGAACGGCTCGTAGCACAGGCCGCCCTTTTCCGCGTGCTGACGCATGGGGATGGCAAAGCAATCGAGAGGCTTCGGCGTCGGGTGGTCCGGACGCTCATCGCCGACCAGACCATGAATGTCCCAAACCGTGGAAAGATACTCCGCGCCATCAATCTTCGGCGGCATGTTGCCCTTGATCCAGCCCATGAGGCAGGGCTCGTGTTTCCACAGGTATTTGGAGCGGGTGAGGACGCCTTTCTCCTTATTCCAGATGATCTGCTGGTGCTGAAACGCGCCCACCTTCTCCCACACCGTCTCCAACATCGCCTGACGCTTGGAGGCGTGCCAGCAGTACCACGCGGCGTTGGGCTCGATGGCGTAGTCGATGGCGGCTTTGATGAATCCCTCGTAGAGTTCTGGGCCCTGGGAGGAGTCGTCCCAGGTCACGCCATAGCTGGCTGACCAATCCTTGTTGCCGTCCGTACCGCTGGTCTCGCCTTTGGCGACCTTGGCCTTGCGCGCGCTGTTCTGCGGATGGTTAGTGCCGTCGTAGTCGACCAAGTAGGGCGGATCGGTGGCGAATAGAATCGCGCGCTCACCGTTCATCAATCGAATCACATCATCGGCGTTGAGGCTGCTGCCACACAGAAGGCGGTGGTCGCCGAGAATCCACAGATCGCCGGGACGGGTGACCGGATTAGCGGGCGGCTCGGGGATGACATCGTTTTGGGCGACGGCGCCACCGGCGCCATCAGCGTCGTCCTCCAGGCTCTCCAGTAGATCTGAAAGCTGCTCCTCGGAAAAGCCGATGATGTCGATGTCATAATCGGCGTCCTGGAGTTCACCCAGTTCCAGGCTGAGCAGTTCATTATCCCATTCCGCCCAGTTGGCGGACTGATTGGCCAGCAGCCGGAACGCCTTGATCTGCATCTCGGTTAGATCGTCGGCCAGCGCCACCGGCACCGACTCGAGCCCCAGACGCTTCGCCGCCTTTAGGCGAAGGTGGCCATCGACCACCTGCCCATCGCTACGGGCCACCACCGGAATGCGGAAGCCGAACTCCTGAATGGCGGCGCACATGCGATCCACTATATCGTCGTTCTTGCGCGGATTGCGGGCATAGGGAATCAACCGCTCCAGAGGCCACTGCTCCAGCGTGAGGTCTTTAATTTGCACAACCATTCTTCTCTGTATTTTGTTAGACTGAGACTTTATCGACGAATGATCGGAGTGGTCTCATGCTTCGGAAACCTCTAATAGCCCCCCCCCCTCATCAGCAGACAAAGCTGAGGAAATTCGCTCGAAGGCTGAGAACAGGACTGCTCCCCGTATCCAATTTGCTACCCGCGTTCTTGTTCAGTTTGATGCTGTGAAGGGCGTCACCGGAAGCACGGTTGACGTGAGTGAATCTGGCGCATTCATTACTACTCAAATTCATCTGAAAGCCCTAAGCCCGGGCGACTTTGGCGTTCTGAAAATTCTACATATCGCTGATTGTGCTGAAATGCCCTGCGTGGTTGCGCGCGTCACTGAGACAGGGATCGGCGTCGAATTTGCCGATATCTGTCAAGCAGGACTGATTACCCAGCTAAAATCTACAAAATCCAGTCTTGTGGGAAGACTCAATCCAAAGTCAACTTAGCAATGGAGAGTTCTTCCAAATGCTCGCGCACATAGCGCTCCAGGCAGATGTGCATGGTGTGATCATCCACGTCCAACTCCGCCGCCATGCGCGAGGAGACCCGCGCAGGCCAGTTCTGCCAAGCATCCCGGCTCTGACGGGCCAACTGAAATACCTTGGCAAGGGTCTGCTCCCGGTCGATCAGGGAGCCCTTTTTCTCTTCCAACTCGATCTTGCGCAACTGCGCGCGCAGCACCATGTCCGCCGTCTTAGCCTGCATGAAGGTCATGCCGCCAGCGCCAGCACCCTGTCCGCTCTGCTGCAATGTCTCACGGACGCTGTTCACCGCTGCCGTCGGCGTCGGCTTCATGCCCTTGGGTTGGGCGCTACGCTGTTGGACGTCGTCGGTGTTGGCCGACCAGTTGGCCAGGACTTTATCCAGATCCCAGGAGCCGTCCGGTTCGCGGTGAATGCGACCCGCCTTTTCGGCCTTGCGCACCGCCGTCTCTGACACACCCAGGTGCTTGGCCAGACGCCGATTGCTCGGGACTTTCATCAGACCTCATTCACTGCGAACGCGAACCCGCGAACCAATAAAACGCCTCTGCCGCTAGCGAGCTCTCGGGCCATTGCGCGCGGCATCAGTTTTCGGCCAAAAAGGAACCACTTTTCAAACGCTTACAAACCACACCTCCAGACCAGAGAATGTTTTGCGGATTCATATGGTTACCGAGTTTCGGTGTTGAACTGAAGGTCTACGGCTTATTAATCCACGGCACCGCCATGAACGCCGCGATGAGCGCCAGCAGCGCCAGGATCTGACGGAAGAGTTTGTAGCCACCCACGAGGCGTTGCTCAGCAGCGTCCAAACGATCAAGGGTTGCTTCCATGCGGTCAAACTTCTGCTGACCGATAGCAAGGCGTTGGTTGATGTGCTTGAGCTCGTTGGCCAGGGTGGCCATCTCCGCCGAGTACGGGCACTCTTTCTCGCAGTTGCTCATTTTGCCCTCCCGGTGTGCTTCTCCCAGGTCCGCAGACCCGCCAAGCCCAGCATCGCCACCACCAACTCCTGCATGAAGTTCAGCGGCAGTTGCGGGCCGGGCTGACCCGTCACCCACTGGATGATGGGGTTGATCACGTAGGCGAAGGAGAGTCCAACGCCGCACACCCAGCCCAGAAACGGGCGCCAGCCCGCCACGAAGGTGGAGCGGTGCGCCGCCTCGATTTTGTTCAGTTCAACTTGCAATGCCGCCGGTTGCTGCGCCAGTCGGGTCAGCAGCGCCTGTTTGTCCAAGCGCTCTTCGTCGGAGGTGAACAGGCCGTCCAGAGCCTTGCCCACCGCCTCAATGGGCTGCGCTGCCGCGCCGCCAATGACCTTCTCCAGGATGCCCATCAGAGCACGCCCGTGATGAACAGCGGCATGATGGCGGCTACCACGATCATCAGCGAGCCGAACAACCCGACGATGATGTCCGCCCATTTGGGATCGTTCATTTCGGGTAGCTCCAGATGGTCGGGCGCGGTTGGTTGGCGGCGCGCGGCAGAGCATCAAGGTGAATAAACCGAGTGTGGTGCGGTCCGTGCTGCTTGATGCCAACGCCGGTCATTCCCGCTGCCTTGGCCAAGGCGATGAGGTCGTAGGCGTCTTGGCCGCTCACCAACACATCTACCGCCGCGCCAGACGCATGCGGACCGTTGAGCCCGGTGATGGAAATGGCGGCGTTATGCTCTGGGCAGCGATAGCCGGAGGTGACCGGCAGCGGTTTGCCGAAGGCGATGCGCAGGTCCTCAAGCATCGCCATGAAACCGACATCCATCTCCATACGGCCGCAACCGCAGTGGCAGGTCAGTTCAGCGACGGTGAAGTGCGGCCATTGGGTATCGGTCATTGGAATCGCTCAAAAAAATAGCCCACACCAGATTGATCCGGAGTGGGCTTTGAAAGGGGTACTTCTTGCCGTGGTTTGCCT
This genomic window from Magnetofaba australis IT-1 contains:
- a CDS encoding HU family DNA-binding protein, which produces MNLTELKKAVADSTGLTQVEADKALKATFEAMTAALKGGDSVAVPGFGSFSISERAARTGRNPKTGEEIKIAAAKVVKFKVGKGLKDAVNC
- a CDS encoding 3TM-type holin translates to MGILEKVIGGAAAQPIEAVGKALDGLFTSDEERLDKQALLTRLAQQPAALQVELNKIEAAHRSTFVAGWRPFLGWVCGVGLSFAYVINPIIQWVTGQPGPQLPLNFMQELVVAMLGLAGLRTWEKHTGRAK
- a CDS encoding PilZ domain-containing protein produces the protein MRSKAENRTAPRIQFATRVLVQFDAVKGVTGSTVDVSESGAFITTQIHLKALSPGDFGVLKILHIADCAEMPCVVARVTETGIGVEFADICQAGLITQLKSTKSSLVGRLNPKST
- a CDS encoding DNA modification methylase, with translation MVVQIKDLTLEQWPLERLIPYARNPRKNDDIVDRMCAAIQEFGFRIPVVARSDGQVVDGHLRLKAAKRLGLESVPVALADDLTEMQIKAFRLLANQSANWAEWDNELLSLELGELQDADYDIDIIGFSEEQLSDLLESLEDDADGAGGAVAQNDVIPEPPANPVTRPGDLWILGDHRLLCGSSLNADDVIRLMNGERAILFATDPPYLVDYDGTNHPQNSARKAKVAKGETSGTDGNKDWSASYGVTWDDSSQGPELYEGFIKAAIDYAIEPNAAWYCWHASKRQAMLETVWEKVGAFQHQQIIWNKEKGVLTRSKYLWKHEPCLMGWIKGNMPPKIDGAEYLSTVWDIHGLVGDERPDHPTPKPLDCFAIPMRQHAEKGGLCYEPFSGSGSQIMAGEMTGRRVFAMEISPVYVDVAVKRFIQATGKIAYLDGSGGKSFEEVAAERGVVMDD
- a CDS encoding DUF3489 domain-containing protein is translated as MNKMTSPQLTVLVNAALREDGAVHPLPSRMKGGAAIKIVNALAKHGVITQEDDGQWRLNAAGYAAIGETPPERLLPQTQAEEPAEPQTDSSPPAPDALFEEIASKHLDIDTLETRHSDGLDFHETSVWAIKSALEAAYQAGMSAAKQRSGKHGLRSDSKQAKTIELMKRPEGATIEQITEATGWSANTIRGFISGALRKRLGLNVTSERTFYVGPNAKGGYATYRIIEE
- a CDS encoding D-Ala-D-Ala carboxypeptidase family metallohydrolase, translating into MTDTQWPHFTVAELTCHCGCGRMEMDVGFMAMLEDLRIAFGKPLPVTSGYRCPEHNAAISITGLNGPHASGAAVDVLVSGQDAYDLIALAKAAGMTGVGIKQHGPHHTRFIHLDALPRAANQPRPTIWSYPK